In the Pelmatolapia mariae isolate MD_Pm_ZW linkage group LG10_11, Pm_UMD_F_2, whole genome shotgun sequence genome, CCATTTAAAACACCATGAACCACAAACTGATAGACCTAATACCATTTCTTATTTAGCCTGCTCAGCTATTAAAGGTACTAAATGGACACAATTTATTCCAGACATTCAGGaaattgtttatatttaaaatgatttttgagaaagaaatgaaatacaTAGAGTAAAGACTAATCTGAGACTGTAtagtttgtgtattttttaattgattatttGCCCATATCTCACAATGGTAAAGTATCCTTACAAACATTCCTAGATTAAGATCCAGATTCCctaaaaatgtgaaacatttctAAGTTAAGCTACGTCTGGTAAATGCATCTCCATCCATAACTTTATGAGTAATCCTGCTAACAAACAGATAAGCTAACAAACATCCCGAAGCCATGCTACAGGCCCTAAtagttatttgtaaagaaatCCAAATGGTAATCTAAGTAATGCTGAGAATTCTGCTTTTAGCTGGAGAAATATATTAGACAGTTTAAAAGGTAAGAGATGTTTTATAGCAAGATTTAATACCATGAAGAACATGAATCTAAAACTGTTATACTGTAGCAATCCATTCCCGCACTATTAGCCGGCTAAAGAGTCTTTGAAGTGTAAATTATGTTAAAGACCCCATAGGGTCCCATTTTTTCACTTCAGCACTCTACTTCAAGCTTACAATGTTTAAATACAGCTGCATATGAAAACCCCGTTAAAAGATTGAATGAATTGGAACATCATAAAAGTAACAGTTAAACAAACAGTACATTAAACACACTGGTTAACTTTCACAGGCATCGTGTAACCAGTTACAGACAGCAGCAGGGTTATGTATTCGTTGAGTCATACAAATCTAAAATTGTTGTTTAAAGCACAATCGACTGGATATGGccatgtgtttatgtttttatttgtgtgtctttaaaatgtgttgatttattcTTGTGATGTATTATTAGATGTTGCAGTCACAGATAAAATCCTCAGTATTTGTTCTTTTATATAttccttcttctctctcctcAAGGTCAGTCAGGGGGACATTGGACATGCTGTTGGACTGCTGACAGCCCAGACTGCAGAGGTTCAGGACCCTGGAGAACCACAGGAGTCAGGGACATCTGGAGAGGCCTGGGAGGGCCAGAAAGGTACCCTGGGGATGCAAATTGACACAAGGCTGATAGCAGAAGTAACACTTCCAGCACAAATGCAAACTGAGCTTAATGGATGAATATAAAGAAAGCTTTACTATGAGACACtaaaagagaagagagcagTGAATGCATTCAGTTGGCCAGCAAAAGGCTGTTGGTTTGAGTCCAGCCGGAGACACAAATCTCCTTTGGGGTGGCGTCAAGAAGGGCATCCAGAGTAaaactctgccaaatcaaacatgtggtgaccccttgtggCAAGGGGGCAGCCAAAAGTAGCTACTACAGATTTGCCAAAATTGATTGACTTATGTGTGGCGTTAGGGAAATTAGGTATGAAACAGATAAGGAACACGTTGCTCttcaaacacaaataaaatgtaaaaagaatgTGTCAAGCATTTTTTTCAAGGTGAACttacatatattttaatatacatttaaaGTATTGCCATACATAGCCGTCTGTTTGGGGATTTTAATGGTAAGTAAGCTAACAGGAGAATATCTGAGCAATGTTATGGGTCATCCATTTAGTTTAGTTAGAAATCAAAGTTTGAGTGAAGGAAGAGTCTCATAGAAGAAACAGAATTTTATTatgagtgctgagtgtgatTTTTACATTAACCCATTTTAACTTGAATTATAGGATCTCTGTTGTAACGCTCTTGTGGGGGTTTTCTGTTCAGGGCTTCCTAAAGATGAACTGCAGACCGCCATAGAACTCAGTCTGCAGGAGTCCCACAAAGCCCAGGAAGAGGAGCGAGAATTTCATAGGTAAAGGACAACTTTTCATTTAATACAACActtgtttttggtttaattCACTTTTTAATTTCAATAGAGAGAactatgaaaattaaaatgttagCAGCATGAGTGTTTTTCCTCTCAGGCTACTAAATGGCCATGGATGCCACAACTATTATCTTGGCTGTGTGAGCGTTACACAGCCAAAACTCTCAGCAAAGGTCACTGCTGACAGCTGACAGTTCACACggagcaaaaacacacaaaacagtgTGGTCTAGCAGTTAATCTGAGATCAAACGTAGATAAAATAGCAAAGAACTTTAAGTGTCTGGCTACACTTTCTCTCTAGCCATGCTGGATGGATTGAGATGAAATTTCTTTCAGATGATAACCATCTATCAAAGACCTTAACTAATTATCATAATGGCGATTCATTGACTTTTGATGAAGAAGAGATTTCATTTATCCAATCATAGATGGCTCTAAGAAGATTTAGCTCCATGTCTTTGGGGAACCTCAGATTTCTTAACATTTCATCCCATGCAGTGTTTCAGTTTACACTGAAAATGGGTAGTTATGGTGATTTTGGTCCAGCAGTTCCCCACACAGTTTACCCAAGGACACTTGGGTAAACTGTGTGCAGCTTGGGAGCTGCAGTTTTAACACTGAACCTGGAGTTGCTTCCAGTAACAGGCCAGCGTTTTGCATTGCAGCTCTTTTGCCACTGAGATGTGAGCAGATGAATAGGGCAGTCGCTTCAGTATAGTTCATTCACCATGAGCTGTTCTTCATTTCAAATGCTGGATTTAATGTATAAGCATGTTGATGCTCATAATTCCCACAATACTGATTACCTATTAGACTCATTTGCTCCTCTTGATgtacatttaatgtttttctacaAATCTTTTTGGGGTGATTTTACTTATAAAGATTACATTATACTAACCCTAACCCATAACACTGGGAATGAGTTAACCTGTGTTCAACAGCGTGGTCAGATAACCATTTTAAAGTGGTAAACTGATGTTGTGCAGGGCTCTGGAAGCCAGTGCAGAGGAGAATGCTGCGAGAATAAAGAGGAAGAGATGTGAAGCACAGAGTGAAATGTGTAGCCCTGCAGAGTGGATCCGTCAGGAAGACTGGCCTGTGGGCATTCGTAATGTAGGAAACACCTGCTGGTTCAGTGCTGTCATCCAGGTGAGGACAAGGAGCTTTTTTCACCTAACAAATAATAAGATGAAAAAGGAGCATTTTGGTTACAGAGGTCAGATTAATAACAACAAATGTCCATAAATATAACCGCTATCATGCTTCACAGAGAGATACTAAACAATCAAAATGTTGCTAAAATCTATTATTGCTTGTAAAATAGTGTAATTTatttagaatgaaaaaaaaaaactcaatcaTAAATATGATCAAATAGGAACACATGACATTGTAATGCCATAAACGTCCTGAATATGTTGATATAGAATGAGATCCATGTGAATTTAAGCAAATGGATGTAATACTTTAATTGACTTGTCTGTAACAGACTTACTTAAAATTCCATATAAAATAACTATCTTAaaatttaagtatttaagacaagtttaaaaaatatggaagaacaaatatgcaaaacataATAGAGAATCTGTTGACTTATAACAGATATTTACCACCAATTCGAGGAGGAATTAGGAGGTTGAGGGTTAGCATTAGCAGTCACAAgtgttttaatttcttttctttttttttttactttttgttttaagtTGTTTCATTTAGTTTCCTAAATTGATTTTCTTGGTTCATTTTTGGTTgaaagcattttgagtttcagTCTTTTTAATTATCATTGTATAAAGGGCATATGTCAGAGGCAAGATTTAGGAAAATCAGTTCaggtattacaataaaaacactaCTTTTTTTGAAAGCAGCTGACTCACAATCTTGTAGACATCTATCGTCTCAAAAACAAGTCCATCAAGGCCTCATCAGCCAAGCTGTAATAGCTTAAGCAGTAAACAGTTTTAAGTTTAATTTTAGTTGACTGTAATAATCCTGATACCCACTGTTAACATAAATTAGTGTGGTATTTTTAATGTAGTGTATATATAACACATGTCGATGTTAGACCCATATGACACTTGACCACAAAAGTATTCAAATTCATATTCAGAAAACATAGCGACACCTAGCATGTATTCTGTTGCATGAAACTCATCACCGATCTCCACCTGTTCTAACAGAGTCTCGCCTCTGTTGCTCCCAAGACCTAAATAGCTCTTGCACTTAGTTCAACAAACATTTATAGACTTGGAGTTTCCTTTCAAAGATTTCTAACTTCTCGTGATCCAGTGTCAATCATCACATGTCTGTTTTGCTTTCAGCAAAATCTGTCACCTAGTTTTTCCATGGTAAAATTTGACCACAATGGGTTAAAATGTATAGTACAGACATCTTTTTAAAGCGAAAGCAGAACCTGTTCAGCTACACAAGAATCTCCCTTCTATCTCACCTTTTCATCAACCCTCTATCATGCTAATAAAGTTAAACATCTTCCCGGTGAGCTTGAGCATACAGTATTAATCTGAGCTCTTAATTCTATTATAAGTCCATTCCAGCTAACTTAACTTTTCCAGGCCTATCAGGTAGCTCGGCAGAAACCAGAACCCTAACTGAGATACACCGGCTATATTGATAATTAAATAGCGAGCGAGGACGGAGTGAGCGGTGGCAGCCTGAGTATAAAGTAAACAGAAGAGACTGTGATTGTTTCTCTCTGTTAAACTCAGATATGCTTCCATATCCGTTAAGAAGTCCCACCCGCATATGACGGGCTTTTATCTGGAAATTGAAATGGGGAAAATAAGGCCGTATTGTTAGAATACAAATGGTGTTCAGATCAtaccttttttttgtctgtttattttaCCAGAGTCACTTCCTTGTTTTACAACTGAGCTGTTGTAGACTCAACAGAGCTTGACTCGTCGTCTCCCCTAGAAAATTTTTATGCTATCAGATTGAGGCTGAGTGACCACGTGACTCAGTTGTCAGCTCATATTTCCTCAATTATCCTTTGTGGACTAAATTGCAGTAAAACTGAGATAAACTGTAATTGAATTTCCTTCTGAAATGTAAATGCATATCTTGATACTCAGAAGTGCTTATGAGCTCCCATCAGCCCTGCACATGACACATAAGATTAGTGTTAATGCATTTAGTTTATCCTGAGAAACACAGGTATCTTATGACAAATTGATATGGGGTTTGTTCCTGGCTGTAAAAATATTAAGCTATTGACATATACTGTTATAAAACCTTATTTTCCGACTTGCTGACTTCTTAgtcttttgcatatttgtcacactcaCATGTTTCAGATGGTAATGAACTAGTGATTTGATTCAGGTGCGTtaacccagggtgatatctaaaacctgcaggacagcggcccttgTGGCCTGGAGTTTCCCCCACCCCTGTTTTACATCATCAATGTAACGTTTCCCCCCCCCCgaaaaaacctaaataaatagctcaatacatttttaagtaaTAAATTGCACCCAAAAAATATGGAATGTAGCCAATTTATgtgtcttttattattattttttggcaATAATTTCAGGGttcaggctttaaagggttaaacagGCTGTTCATCCTCAAAAAACTTCCAATGTAGCTGAATTAAAGCAATTCTggaaagaagagtgggccaaaattcctccacagtgatatgaaagactcattgccagttatcacaaacactTGATTACAGTTCTTGTtgccaagggtggcacaagCAGTTATTAGCTGTAGGGGGCAGTTAATTTTTCACATAGGGttggatagcttttttccccttaataaatATACTCATcatgtaaaactttattttgtatttgctcaggttatctttgtgtattttttttcatgatctgaaacatgtaagtgtgaaaaATGTCCACAAATTAGAGATTAGGAAGGGAGCAGGTACTTTTTCGCAACACTGTAtgtgaagaaaaaagaataacaaaaaaacagaggagTTGGATGCTTGGTCGTTGCCTGTGCCTCATGTATTCATCTAGCCATTCCCAAGCAACTATTTTTTCCCTGCAGaacattgcattaaaaaaatagaactGATGTCATTCGCCTCACCTTTCAGTTATTATGATGGTTGTTTGATGTGTGAATACTTGATCTACTTAACACTCGCATGCAAATTTCCAAACAGCAAGCTAAATGTCAGTGGCAGAACATTAGCAGTGTTCTTTGTTAATCAAGCAACATATTTGTAAACATATGTCCACATTTTCTCCTCAACCAAGTTACAATAAATGTTCTGCTGTAGCGATGATCTGCCATCTGGTAATCTCCCATATCCAACCTTCAGTAGATGGCTGGATTTATGTGCCTTGTTTTGCTGTCTTGTCACAGTCACTCTTCCACCTGCCTGTGTTCAGGAGACTGGTTCTCAACTACCATCTGTCTGAGAAAATACTGGAGAAGTGTAAAAGCCATTCAGTAAGTAAGCTACTGTCACCAGTATATACAGAACAGGATAACACATAACTCTTCTTACTTTGCTTCTGTGATGTAAGGGTGATGAAGTTTGTGAGTTTATGTTAACAGGACAAGAGGAACATAGCCTTCATGCAGGAGCTGCGCTGCCTGTTTGCCCTCATGGTGGGCTCTACCCGCAGGTTTGTGGATCCTTCTGCTGCAGTGGAGTTATTGCGTGACGCCTTCAGGACCAATGAGGCCCAACAGGTACAAGATATGTACAGTATTTGTCTTTTTAAGGAATAACCTAACTCCGCACCTGCTTTTAATACTCTCTGACTTGCTGATAAAGCTGAGGTGTTCCTCTCTCAGATACACTAACCAGAGCACATCTGTCAGCACCTTTTCTGCAGGGCACTTCAGACTTCTGGTTTCTCTGAAATTTGTAGCCACTGCCTCATTGTTTCTCATTAACTATAGGGACATGTAGGCTTTAATGGTCAGCAGTCTCTCtatttttctgctgctgtccTTCTCAgactcattttctttattttatctattttccagctgaatattttatttgtgtctttGAAGGATTTATAATGTTTTAACTCTTCTAAACCACCATGACAGAAACCAGCCATAATTTTCCAGAGCAAGTCTGcccacaaactttttttttagtgtccATTGTAATAGGATCAGCAGACGGCAGGCATCATTATCTGGGTTTTGCACTGAATCCATTAAATTTACATGCAGTCCGTGTTTGCCCTGACCTGCTCTTAGCCCAGTTCTGTCAGGGCCACTTTAGTTAAAAGAGGTTTGTTACTTCATCTGTAATAATTATGAATTTTAGGCTGGGACCTTCCAGTCCTTCTACCTGCGTATTTGCAAAGTCTACAGGGAGAGCAGCAACAAGACTGCTTAAGTGAAAAGAGCAGGCATTAAAGAAAGGAGCTGATCTCTGGGTGAATTCAGGAGGACTgtttcaagctgataggaaggcaaaaCTCAAATAACGTCATACCGAGTTACAACCAatatatgcagaagagcatctctgaatgcacaatatGCTAACACCAGGTGTGAcctctgtcagctaagaacaggaaactgaggccaCAGTTTTTATacactcaccaaaactggacaatagaagatagcaaaaatgttgcctggtctgctgactcttgatttctgctgcaacatttggataATGGGGTCaaaatttggtgtaaacaacatgaaagcacagATCCACCCTGCCTCGACTCAATGGTTCAGGTCAGTGGTGGTGTTGTAATGGTGTggtggatattttcttggcacgtTTGGGCCcatagtaccaactgagcattgtttaaatgcctCAGCCTATCACTTGTTGCCAACCATGCCGATCCCTTtagaccacagtgtacccatcgtCTGATAGCTATTTCCAGCAGAATAACGCACCAtgccacaaagctcagatcatctcagacTCGTTTTGtgacatgacaatgagttcactgtactcattTGGGCTCCACATTCACCAGAtatcaatccaatagagcacctttgtgATGTGACTAAACAGGAGATGCTCGTCACGGTTGTGCAGTCTACAAATGTGCAGCAACtttgtgatgctatcatgtcatttccagcaccttgttgaatctatgccataaTAATTAAGGCAGTTATGAGGGCACTATAAGGTTCATTCCAgcactagcaaggtgtacctaatgaagcgGACGGTGAGATTATAAGCAAGCTGAAACTGTTTAAATAGGATGCCAATTTGAGACTCTTTTATTCCCCAGTAAAATTCACAGAAGGGAATCAGCTGAAGATTTAGCTAATGTGGCTGACTGAGTTCAAGTGTTCAGCATGCCAGAGGTAGTGCTATGCACACCTGGTCATCATTTAGTCTTGGTTTAAGACTTCCAAGTGGTCATACAACAGGTGGTCATACACTTAGACAAGCTCCATTCACTGGGCAAGACCATGAGATGATACTGAAACAAGTTGATCTTTTATTAAGATTTTAATTAAGAGCTAAAAGACTTTTTCTTTATCTAACTTTCAGTGAATATTGTCatgtaaatgtaataatattTAACTTTCTCATTTGTTGTTTATATGTTTATGTAGATTCAGCACATACTAATGCTCAGCAGTCCCTTTAGTTCTTAGACAGCCCTTCATTAGGTCTTTATACATCAGAGACAGAGTACAGAAAAAGCACATAACAGAAAGACAATTAAAGAAATGACTCAGACAAGTAAATTGCCCTTTTTGAAATGTGTCCCTTTTAGGATGTCAGTGAGTTTTCCCACAAACTGCTTGACTGGCTGGAGGATGCATTTCAGCTGGCTGCCAGTGGAAAGTAAGATTTAAGCTGATGGCACCCAGCGTGTTTTGTCATTGTCATCTTTAGTGCACTACTGCTTgctaaattaatttaaaataatgccATGTTTTACTTTTAGAAATGCAGAAGATAAACAACATAACCCCATGGTCCAGCTCTTCTATGGTACCTTTGTGACAGAAAGAAGACACGAGGGtatgagtttgttttttttattggtgtTGTCTATGATTTTCAGTCATCCCCTGGTAtctatgtgatttttttctcagGTAAGACGGTATATAATATTGAGCAGTTTGGCCAGTACCCCCTGCAAGTCAATGGCTTCAACAATCTTGATGAATGCTTAGAAGGTGCTATGGTAGAGAAGGAGATTGAGTCGGTTCATTCAGAGCATCATGTCACATCTGGACGTGAGGTGAAGAATTTGATAAACTTAAAATTGAATCTCTCTTTGTGCAGCATGCTCGGCTAGAGTTTGTGAAATTTAATGATCTGCTAAGAAACTcttcatttattcatgttttcagAGATGGTTCAAAAAGCTACCACCAGTCTTGACATTTGAACTTTCGAGATTTGAATTCAACACCCAACTTGGGCGCCCTGAGAAGATACATAAGAAACTGGAGTTTCCTCAAATCATTTATATGGACAGGTGAGTTTAAAACAGAGGGGGATGGTTCCAGACTAGGCTTGTTGATAACTTAGGCCGCGGTAATTTCCACCAAAATGGTCATCCAGCTTTATTCCATTGGTATTTTATGATGTGTGTATGGTGTAAATATTTCAGTATAACTTTGCCACATTTTTAATTGTAGGAATCTTCTTGTTTTTGTGGTTACAGATATCTTCACAAAAACATTGAGCAGACCcatgagaggagaggagaagtaAAGAAACTAAAGGAGCAACTGGCAGTCCTTCAACAGAAACTTGAGTGGCAAGTGActtgaaaatgttgttttattcttcttttttttttttttaagatcaaaTCTCCACCTAATTATCTGCTTTCTTTACTCACAGTTATAAAAACTATGGCTCTGGACCTACAAAGTACCCTCTAGCTGACATGCTCCAGTTTGTGCTGGAGTTTGCTACCACCAAGCCGACTAGCATTTCTCCAGCTGAAGACTCGAGACAGGCCGCATCGTCACCGACTCCTCCAAGTGCCCCCCTCAGTGAAGCCATTGCCAAAGAAAGCAGGTGTTTACCTTTTTCAACTCTACTCTTCTTGTTTATAGCAACAGCATTATACTCACCGAAGCCACAAGTGGGATCTCGAAAATGAAATCATCTTTTAATAGATTTAATTTATTCTCAGTTAGTGTGGTTCCACACAGTCCTCCTGTAGTCCTCTCTTTAAATGGGACATCCTGGCATGCTTGTAACTGCTGTGTCATTGTTCTTGCCTTCTTTAGTGATCCCGGAGAATCAGTTTCATCAGAGAGCCTGGGTTCCAGTGTTTCCAGTTGCCAGAGGACCCCCATATACAAGCCCTTCACTCAGTGCAGACAACCTATTGACTGCCCACCACACCCAGCCCCCCACAGCATCACAGAAGAAGAGCTGCACTTTGCTAAAACCTGTCTTCAGCGTTGGAGGACTGAAGTTGAGAATGACATAAATGGTATGCTAATGATATTTTTATACCCACATTGATATTACCttaaagatttacttatattgCTTTGTAAGCATCATATGAAATCATAATATCCTTCAGCTTTCTTTGTGTTATGTTTTCAGTTGTTAAGCTGCAAACGATTTGTCTTTTGGTGCCTTGCTTGAGGGTTGATAAGTTCAGAGTGAGTAAACCAAAACAATCAAGCTGCATAGTATAAAACCCAAACATGCATAGAGTAGAGTGGGGTCATAAATCTCCTTGGGTTTTTTACCTTGTCTGGCATATTCCACATTATATAAACTCACTTGAACACCCAGTAATAAAAACACTGTGCTTAAAGATATGCTTTAATAAAACTGCTGCCAAACTGGAAAcagcagatgatgatgatgcattAATGTGGGTAGCCTTGACAGTGAAATTGCAATGAGCCCCACGCTTTCCAATGACACTTGGTCTGCTACACTTATTCGCCATCTTCAGTggaataaaatacatttcattaaATATAAGTGCTGCAGGTGAGTAAAGAACAAAAAGTGTACTGGCACAGAGCTGTGCACCTGCACAAAAATAGAGCCAATGTTCTTCTGCTGACTGTGACTCATTCAGGCGCAGACAATACATCAGAATATGTTAAATGTCAAGATGAGTCATATTTCTTTGAATACGGGTGATAGACATTTGCCCGGCTCTCTCAACTTTCCCATTATGGCAcatatcatataaaatgtagGACAGCTATGCAAGCATGCAAATTAGTATTATTCAGATTGACTTATTTTTGTTCCAACAGTTGTGAAAATCATTTCCTTTAATggtctgtgtttattttttgcttgtttgccAGAACTAAAGGCCAGCATTGACAGGCTCACTCAGACGCTCGAGGGCATGTACTCAGACAACAGTCTCTGCCAGGTAAGGCCTGCACACTCACCTAATTTAGCAATTCAATTACATATTTTACATCTGCAGCTGTAGAAAGTGAATGAGTTGAGATTAGATTAAACTTTACTGATATctacagagaaacagaaaatagtGTAATGTAAACAGGACAACAGGACACAAATAAGAACAGGTCAACTGAAGGTAATGTTGCAGTTCATGGAGAACAGCTGATATTAAGTTGGGAAGCTGGATTCCAGTGTTATTTCTCTATGTCTCTCGTGTTACTCTTAGGCCCCCTACAGACTCCATGCAGTGCTTGTCCATGAAGGCCAGGCATCAGCTGGTCATTACTGGGCTTACATCTATGACCATGCTGACCAGCGCTGGCTGAAGTACAATGACATAAGTGTCACTGAGTCATCGTGGGATGAGCTGGAGCGAGACTCCTTTGGAGGCATGACCAACGCAAGTGCCTACTGCCTAATGTACATTGACGACAGGCTACCTCAGCTCATCACAGGTACACCTACctttcagttattttatttttaagaggAAATGAGAGGAATGAAAGCAATTTTTGCAGAGCATTCTGCGTTTACTTGATGCAAAGAGGCAGTTCAGAGGTTTCAGCTGCTCTCTCTAGTGCAAAGATTCCTTTGTCTAACCTTAATATTCAAGAGAGGAAGGCTATCAAACACCTGAGCAGAAACCAAAGCATCAACATACTATAACTGACAAGGGGAGGTGTACCATTCAGCTCAATTcaactgaaatatatatattttttaaaacaaagattTATCACTTTGTTTATTAGCCAAGATTTATTTGAGATTTTATAGATTTATAAATGTATACCAAACTAGTACATTTCATTTACCAAAttcaagtaaatttaaaattCACATTGTATTTATGAAACAAAATGCTCAGCATATCATTATAAAAATGGTTTGTCAAGAATTCCTCATTCcagtattcaattcagttcagttttaaatagctccaaatcacaacaatagtcgcctcaaggcgctttatattgtaagatgaTGGATACAAGCACttagcgacagtgggaaggaaaaactcccttttaacaggaagaaacctcaggcagaaccaggcttagaGAGTGGCTAGAGGTGAGAGGAGGGGGAGACAGGCCAAAAGAGATGCTGTGAGTGTGCATAAATACATTCAGAGTGAAAGAACGCTTATTAAAGAAGAAAGAACACTCTGTGCTTCATTGCAAGTCCCCCAGCAGCAAAGGTCTGTTGTAGTGTAactaaaagatgtttttttaaagtcacctgatccagccctaactataagcttagGAAAGTTTTGAGCCTAATCtcaaaagtagagagggtgtctgtctcctgaaactaaactggaagctggttccgcAGAAGAGGGACTATTCTACCTATAAATACTGTAGtaaccacaagtaagccagcagtctgTGAACTGCTAAGTGAGTCTGTCGGGGTGATAGGGTACTATGACGTCTTTAAAATATTCAAGACCTTTTATATGAGGGGACACATCACTAGATAGACAGCATCACTTATGTATGTACTTATGTAAGTGCTAAGCAACGTTAAGGataaaaaaatatgtgttttttccTGTAACTTGGACTTATGTAGTGAGATTCAGTAAAGATAAAGGAAATCgaaatgaaaacaatttatGTATAAATTATATGGATTTCACCCAGTTTAAGTAGTGGCAAAAAGTTTTTGTAATATAACATTCTTCTACAATACTAGAAACGCATAAACATTTTTCTATGCAAACATTTTAAGTATAGTAGCATATTAAAATACCTATTTGTACAATGGATATTAATATGCATGAATTCAAATGGCATTACTTGAAAGGCATTAAAAAGATAATAAATGACAGTTAATTTCCTAACTAAAA is a window encoding:
- the usp28 gene encoding ubiquitin carboxyl-terminal hydrolase 28; its protein translation is MRADQCENGENSTNSSEMLISQLREITGIQDQQILYRALNVSQGDIGHAVGLLTAQTAEVQDPGEPQESGTSGEAWEGQKGLPKDELQTAIELSLQESHKAQEEEREFHRALEASAEENAARIKRKRCEAQSEMCSPAEWIRQEDWPVGIRNVGNTCWFSAVIQSLFHLPVFRRLVLNYHLSEKILEKCKSHSDKRNIAFMQELRCLFALMVGSTRRFVDPSAAVELLRDAFRTNEAQQQDVSEFSHKLLDWLEDAFQLAASGKNAEDKQHNPMVQLFYGTFVTERRHEGKTVYNIEQFGQYPLQVNGFNNLDECLEGAMVEKEIESVHSEHHVTSGRERWFKKLPPVLTFELSRFEFNTQLGRPEKIHKKLEFPQIIYMDRYLHKNIEQTHERRGEVKKLKEQLAVLQQKLECYKNYGSGPTKYPLADMLQFVLEFATTKPTSISPAEDSRQAASSPTPPSAPLSEAIAKESSDPGESVSSESLGSSVSSCQRTPIYKPFTQCRQPIDCPPHPAPHSITEEELHFAKTCLQRWRTEVENDINELKASIDRLTQTLEGMYSDNSLCQAPYRLHAVLVHEGQASAGHYWAYIYDHADQRWLKYNDISVTESSWDELERDSFGGMTNASAYCLMYIDDRLPQLITEDTDDETGQVLHGMDSLPPILRRYVHEDNRWFQQELSEWEEQFCQTATPQEESTASAEPISPSLDNIQQSPVEPAPQSEPSTEEVDEGVAPEPQPDQEAEKEPEPDLRKEPAQTDLSPPPPEGPGCQPGDTSTPTVTDTTGVSQSSDSDEKELQNQIPGPDVELCDQTPSDIHVEKDDPEVAGLVSEAEEEPQASGEAPEPIAEQSNEEQQQQQEVPARPRQTENEVSEVEIPNVGRIMVRADADGYNEEMMLTPAMQGVILAIAKARQIFDKEGPEAGLIKAFHEEYSRLYELSQEETTPQEDARLQHALVYFFQNKAPKRVIERTLLEQFTDRNLSFDERAISIMREARAKLRLIKPEDMDMEEYMQWHDDYRLFRTVFVYLLTGLEHYQHGKMREALNYLAHAYETNSTLLRNGEKRGVDKSLIAVYRRKCLTALNESASQLFCSGEEAKVEEGIAIMDEAVIPCLHLMSRDSTLPQEDRDAMEAIRSHWCCCLGRDMDHSLQVKLGELLPRVLDGSADTVVLKDPPKVHVTQAYDLCSRLAAVMESIHNTSVVIVK